The sequence AATCAACCTTTTGGAACTATAAACCAGACAAAAGCTACTATGATCATGCCGACTCCAAATAAAAATAATCCAATACTTCTAATATCTCTATCCGAATGCTTTGATAATTCTTCAAATAGCTCCTTTGAATCCCCTGCCCATATAGTGACATAGCTTCCCATAAAAACCATAATCATACCTATAGAAAACAGAATCCATTTCATACTGCTTTACCTTTATTTTTTAAAATGCTATCGACATGGAAAGCTGATACATTCTGGTTCTACTGAGACTATTATCATCATTTCCCTTCGCTTCTTCGAGAAAGGCAATATCCACGATGAGCGGTCCCCTGCAATAGCCGACACCGGCCGTGTAGCCGGATTGGTTCGTATCAATTCGCTTCTTGACAAATGCCCCTGCTCTGAGAAAGACCCTTCCAAAGACAGGAACTCCAGCTCCTCGTCTATTTTTACTCCCCCGATTAAAGGGTTCTATCTCCAGACCCAAATGATACCAAACATTAGCTCTCTTTTTAAGCTTC comes from bacterium and encodes:
- a CDS encoding DUF2065 family protein; the encoded protein is MKWILFSIGMIMVFMGSYVTIWAGDSKELFEELSKHSDRDIRSIGLFLFGVGMIIVAFVWFIVPKG